One Papio anubis isolate 15944 chromosome 18, Panubis1.0, whole genome shotgun sequence genomic window, AGAAACGTGAAGCAATGAGggcctttatgatgatccacttccacttgatagggaatatattttccttatgattttcttaacactTTCTCTAGTTTGAAGAATacagtgtataatacatataacacacaAAGTATGCTTTTGCATGCTATCAGTGAGGCTTCTGGCTGGCAGCAGGTTACTAGTTATGTTTTGGGGGAGTCAAGTTGTATGTGAGGAGCTGGACCACGGTAGtttacacctctaatcccagcagtttggaagaccaaggttgagcccaggagtctgaggctgcaatgagctaggatggtgccaccgcacacccagcctgggtgacagtgagaccctgtatttccttttttccctttgttcagCCTCCCCATAGAGACCGTCAAAAATTGCCAATGCTGATTATATTTCAAGTCATGGAGTCATTGGCTATGATACTGCCACTGCACAAAGCtggccccatctcaaaaacaaattatatgtaGATTTGTGGCTACATGGAAGGGGGCTGGCACCCCTAagccctgcattgttcaagggtcaactataatataaacataacttcACTGAGAAACGAAAAAATTTGTGAcctgctttattgtggtggtctggaagcAAACCTAGAGCATCTGAGATATGCCTGTCCGGTCCCCATTCCCACAGAACGTGAATGGACGCTAGACATTCACTTAGTATTCCGAGGAAACAAGGTGGGTTTGGCACCTGAGCTGAGGCCATGCTGGCTCCAGAGCGATAGAACATTCTTTCCCAGTATCTCCCAGGAGGCTATTCAACAGTATCCTACTGTGTCTAGGCAATCCCTAAGCTCACTGGACTTGATTTCTCCATTAAAATTGCTCTGGGATCTCACAAGCTCCCCATCTGTCTCGGGTTCAACACCCTTTTTGTCCTCTCCTATCCTCTCCAATTCACACAAAGGACACAGGACACAGGCTGGCTTACTATTCACAGAAGTTTACTGACCTCCCCAGTCAGGCAGGCCGACCCTTCCAACCAGGAGAAATGTCCACCTAGCTGCCCTCTGCTGGGTTGCAGCCTGTGTCATGAGGGGGCACTGGAAGCAGGAGGGAGCCCTAGCTAGAACAGGCCTTACACGCAAGGGAAGCTGAGCAGAGGTCTGCACTCAACCCCACTTGATGTTCTTCTCCTCCTCAGTCATGGCCGGTGTGTCGGTGACTAGACCGGTGCCGATAGTCCGGTTGCCATCTCGCAGGGTGAAACGCTGGCCTTTCTCCAAGATCATTGGCTGCCGCAAGATTAGGTTGAACTTCAGGTCCTCCCCGGGCATGGCAAGCTCCTAGAGTAGGAAGAGAAGGATCATGCGTGGCCTCCAGGATGCCTTCATTCCTTAAGTTTTTTTTGGGTACCTCGGAGGTTAAGAGTCATGGGAGAATGCAGCAGGGGAATGGTTCTGCCTGGGGACAGTGTCATCCATCCCAGGCTGTCAGGCAGATGCAAACAGCATATTGAGACAGGAAAACATGAAAGAGACCAGTGATGAGTGTTCCTAAGGTATGTTCTTGAGGAAAAAATGTCTAGAAGTTGTGGGTTATGAAGGTTTCTTGGTCACAGGACTTCCTAAGCTTTCATACATAGTGAAACTCTCAGAAAGAAGAGACTTTTTCTAGGAAATCTTTCTGTGGGTACATGCTGGCAGAGCTAAGCTTTTAACCTGCTTCAGCTTAGGGCACACTGGATGAGGACTCCCGCCCCTAAGTCCATGGGCCATGCCCCTTCTGTTGGCTAGCAGCGGCAAGCAGCCCCTTTCCACCTAAGGAAATAAAGTCACTTGGGTTGTCACAGTGTATCTTTGGAACTATGAGTGAAGCAAAGGTGATATAAAAAGTGCTCCCTCCACCCTACATTTCTCCCACCCACCGTACCTTCTCTGGGGGCAGGATAACCCGACAGGCCATGTCCCAAGTCAGGGAGAACATGATAGGCATGAAGTGGGACACAAAGGGCTTGTGGCGGCCACCTTCCTCCTTGCTGAGGATGTAAACCTGGAGGAGAGTGAACAATGAGGGTGAGATGGCCTCGGCTGGAATGCTGGGGACAGCTTGGCTCAGCCCTGCCCACCGTCACCCTCACCTGGGCCTCCACCTTCTGGTGGGGCTTGATGGAACCCGGCTTGACCATGACCAGGCCCCGCCGCAAGTCCTCCCGCTTCAAGCCTCGAACCAGGGCCCCGAGGTTATCTCCGGCCTCGGCCCTCTCCAGGTTCTTGTGGAACATCTCAATGCCtaggagggaaggggaaaaggagtggggagaaggaaggCGAGTGTAAGATGGAGGGAAGGTACAAGGGATCTGCCGGGGTAAGGCCACCCTGCAGTCAGCCCCTGGTCCCCAGGCTGGCTTCCCGTACCTGTCACCACAGTGCGGATGTTCTTGCTGTGTCCTAGGAGCTCACACTCGTCTCCCTTCTTTAAAATGCCACGCTCTAGCGTACCTGTCACCACAGTGCCACGGCCTGAGAGGGAATAAGACAGGACATCAGGGACCCCGAGCTAGGCTGCTGCTAGAGAGAGTGCGTGGGAACAGGCAGAGTCCTCACCAGGGACGGAGAACACCCCCTCTACAGGCAGCAGGAAAGGCTTCTCCAGGTCCCGGGTGGGCACTGGGATGTAAGTGTCCACAGCATCCAGTAGCTTCTGCACAGACTTCAGGCCTAATTCAGGGTCCCGACCCTGTTGAGGGGAAGCGACAGGACTCTGAAATCCCCATTCTACTCCCCTCGATTATCAAGAGCCACTTCCCAGACACAAAGCAGAGCTCTGGGTGCCCATCTAGCCCCACCCTCTGCAGCAGCCACCCTGCCTGACCCGGCCTTCACCTCAAGGGCACAGAGAGCAGAGCCTACGATGACTGGGGTCTCCTCCCCTTTATAGCCAAACTCGGTGAGCAGCTCCCGGATCTCCAGCTCCACCAGCTCCACCATCTCAGAGTCCTGGACAGCGTCAGCCTTGTTCACATACACCACCACATGCTCCACCCCAATCTGTAGACAGCAGAGAGACAGGGACAGTATACAGAGGGGCCCAACTCCCCACTCTTCCCCTCTGCACCTTTACCCAGGCTCTGAGTACCTGTCTGGCCAGTAATAAGTGCTCTCGGGTCTGGGGCATGGGGCCGTCATTGGCTGCTACAACCAGGATGCAGCCGTCGAGGGGTGCAGTGCCTGTGATCATattctggggaggaggaggagaggaaacagCCAAGTTCAAAGAGCTCTTCAGTCCACATCCATATAGGCAAGTGTAGCAGTTAGAATCTCAGGCCCACCTTTCTCTATCATCTCCTCACCACCCATTCTGAGTGGCCATGGCCACAAACCTGCCATCTCATATCCaaacactgaatattttaatctCCTCCCCACAAGCCTAACATTTATCCTGACAAGAGGCAGCTTCTGGCCCTGTCTCCAGTGTCCCAGCAACCCTCACCTTAACATAATCTGCATGACCCGGGCAGTCTGtgtgggcgtagtggcgggcggcAGTGCTATACTCCACATGGGCCGCATTGATGGTGATACCCCGAGCTCGCTCCTCCGGGGCATTGTCAATCTCCTCATACTTCTTGAATTTAGCCCCACCTCCCTCGGCTAGAactaaaggagaaagagaacacaCCTCTCAGCTAAAGTTCCAGTGCTAGAGGCAGAGCTTAGACCACGCCCCTGAACCCTCCCACCTACATAACCTCCTCCAATCTCTAACTCTTCCAGCAGAGATAACTGTGGGTCAGAAAGGTTAGGGGGCCTTAAGGGTCTGCCCTGTGACTTCTTTGGGGTACAGCCTCTGCTCTTGGAGCCACAGTAAACACCTCCAGCAGACACTCTGCTAGCCTTGCCCCCCTGGCTCCAGGTCCCATCAGTAGATAAGGCGCTACTGGACGCCCCAACCCCACTCACTCTTCGTGATGGCTGCAGTCAGCGTGGTCTTGCCGTGGTCCACATGGCCGATGGTACCCACATTCACATGTGGCTTGTCGCGCACGTAAGTCTTCTTGGCCTCCACGGCCAGGCCGCGGCACAAGAGAGGCAATGCCGGAGTCTTCAGCGGCCGCAACAGACCCTGCAGCAGGAAGGTCCGGCCGGTGGCGAGACCTGCCGGGACCGAAGCTTGGGAGTCAGGCAGGGCAGGGGTCAGACCGAACCCAGCCACCTACCACACCCCCAAAGTGTTCCTGGGCCGCCATCGCCCTCCCCGACCCCTCACCGCTGAAGTGGGGCGTCGCGCGCAGCAGGGTGGCTGCCGCCATTGTGGTCATACTCGCGTCCCAGGAACCGGGGAACGGGGCCCAGGAGCTCGAGCGTGCAGCAGAGAAAGGGCGCCTGCGGCAGGAAGGCACTTCCGACGGAAGTAAGGACTGGGAGGGCAAGTCCGGGCCCCTCTAGCCGCCAGTGTCTATGGCCGTCTCCTCCTACTTCGGGCGCGCGGATGAAGACGTCATGGAGGGGGCTGGTGTCTCGGGGGCGGAGAATGATGGAGAGGGTTTCCACCGCTCGGGCCTCACGGGCTGAGGGGCAACGTAGTTCTCTCTGGCGGTCGCGGGGGGCACTGGGGAGCGTCCCCTAAAGCACCGGCGCCGCGAAGGCTCATGGGCGTACTAGTTGTCAGGGCGACGGGCTGTGGAGGTGCTCAGCATGGGAGTCAGGCGGGCTAGGCCGGACCCGGAGGGAGGGACTCGGGCTCGGGGAGGCAGCTGCGGCTCCGACTGCTCAGGAACCAACTGGGCCCGGCAGAGAGAGACCCCGAGTCGTCTGGAGTCCGACTCGCTACCCAGGTCTTGCGAGATATCTGGCCCCTTCTGCCGCAGCTGGAGGTAGGGGACCAGGTCCTGGACGCCTTTCGGGGATGGGGTGAAGTGTGACCTCTCTCTCCGCTGAGGCtttgttttctaatctgtaaaatgggaatagtagtATCCACTTCATAGGGAGAGCCTGACCTCTGGCCCTGAGAGGAGATTAACTGGGTAGGAGTCAGGGTTGGGCCCCGTGAGGTCAGGCAGCTTGCGGGGACCTTGTACTGCTAGACCTCACAGGGCCAGAGCCCACAAGACAGACAGCTTCGCTGCCCACCCCTGTAGCCCCTCAGCAGCCTAAGGAGCAATTCCTTTGGGCATCACCCCACCCATctaattttgcagatgaggagccAAGGATGAGGAGCCAGCTAGGGGAGCCTTTAAGGGCAGCCTGAGTCTCCTTTATTCTGTCTGTGGCCCCAGCACCTAACAGGGTGGAGCATGCAGTGAACGTTGAATGAATTGAGTGCGAGGGTAGTCAATGTCCCTTAACTTCCACATCCATCATCTcatggcagcttccacatggcaCTCCAAAGTGTTAATTGTGGTTGCTTAACCCTGATTTATGTTTCGGAACTCATCAGATCCTGAGACCCAGTGGACAGTGTTTGTTGCAAAGATTCCCTAATTCCTCCCCTGGAGATACGATTCCGTCGGGTCTATGCACAGACTGGGAAGCTATGTAACAAACACCCTTCCAAAACTCAGaggaggctgggcatagtggctcatgcctatagtcccagcactttgggaggctgaggtgggaggatggtttgaagccaggagttcaagaccatcctgggcagattaggagaccctatctctacaaaaaaaaagtttttaaattagccaggcacagtagtgtgcacctgtagcccctcctactcaggaggctgaggcagaaggatggcctgagctcaggagttcaaggctatggtGAGGTATGGTCGTGACACTGCACCCCactctgagtgacagagaaaaaccctatctctttttttttttttttttttttggagacagagtctcactctgtcacccaggctggagtgcaatgaggcgatcttggctcactgcaacctccacctcccgagttgaagcaattctcccacctcagcctcctgagtagctgggactacaggcgtgtgccagcatgaccagctaattttagtgtttttagtacagacggggtttcacccacgttggccagactgctctcgaactcctgacctcaagtggtccgcccatcgtggcctcccaaagtgctgggactacaggcatgagccaccatgcccggccaagaaagaccccatctctataaaatttttttggctgggcgtggtagctcacgcctgtaatcctagcactttgggaggccgaggtgggcagattgcctgagttcaggaggagttcgagaacagcctgggcaacatggtgaaaccccatctctactaaaatacaaaaaattagctggacttcgcggtgtgtgcctgtagtcctagctactcgggaggctaaggcagaataattgcttgcacccgggaggcggaggttgcagtgagccgagatcatgccactgcactccaccctgggcgacagagcgagactccgtctccaaaaaaaattttttaatgaaaactcaGAGGAGTTTGAGAAACTCTGAACTAGAGCTTTATGATGTTCAGGCATTCATATTGTTTCACCATCAGCGCTCCCAGTCCTACCCTGGGTAGTAGGATctattatttcccccattttgcagatatgaAAACTGATGGTCAGGGTGATTAAGGAATCTAACACCGCTAAACCCCAAAAAGCGTGCACACTGCActgtagcatatatatatatattttttcttttgagacagagtctcattcttttgcccagctggagtgcagtggcacaatctcggctcactgcaacctccatctgctcggttcaagtgattctcctgcctcagcccccctagtagctgggattataggcgcctgccaccacgcccagctaatttttgtatttttagtagagatggggttttgccatattggccaggctggtcttgaactcccaaactcaagtgatccgcccacctcggcctcccaaaatgctgggattatagatgtgggccgccatgcccggccagaCTGTATATAATTTAACTAGCATTTTACTGCTCAGATAAAGTGAAGAACTTGCTAAGACTTCTCTCCTCCTGGCCCTCCAATCAATCAGCTCCGCTTAGGAAAGGCTGGTATCGTGTGTAGTATACacgggttttgtttttgtttttgtttttgtgttttttttttttttttttttgagacggagtctcgctctgtcgcccaggctggagtgcagtggcgtgatctcggctcactgcaagctccgcctcccgggttcctgccattctcctgcctcagcctcctgagtagctgggactacaggcgcccgccaccgcgcccggctagttttttgtatttttagtagagacgcggtttcaccgtggtctcgatctcctgaccttgtgatccgcccgccttggcctcccacagtgctgggattacaggcgtgagccaccgcgcccggctgtttttgttttttttgacagagccttgctgtgtgtctcctaggctggagcatagtggggcagtcacagctcactgcagcttcagcctccccaggctcaaaccatcctcccacctcaacctcccgagtagctgggattacaggcatacaccaccacgcctggctaatttttgtattttttgtagagatggggtttcaccatgttggccagactggtctccaacaccGGGGCCCAAGcggtccgcccaccttggcctctcaaagcactgggattacaggcatgagccaccgtgcccagcctaaaaggGTTTTCTTTGCTTCTACTCTGTACCTGTCACTTCACTCTagtaggaatttatcctaagacACTATTGGCCACTAGCAAGTTGTGAGTTTTTTGGGAGTGATATTTGAATTAATGGTTTCTATTTTTgtggtgctatttttttttttttttttttttttttgagacggagcctctatctgtcgcccaggctggagtgcagtggtgcgatctcgactcactgcaacctccgcctcctgggttcactccattctcctgccgagtagctgggactacaggcacctgccacaatgcccggctaattttttgtgtttttggtagagacggggtttcacggggttagccaggatggtcttgatctcctgatctcgtgatccgcctgcctcggcctcccaaagtgctgggattagaggcgtgagccaccacgcccggccattgtggtgctatatttattttaatatgtattagcTTGAAAAAAAACTGGCATAAGTAAATAATCacgttttaaaaaacaaatcaacttAAAAGAATACTGTTTGGTAGATAATATTATGGGTGcactgggtgcaatggctcacacctataatcctgtagcaggatgagccgcagacaaaactcctcagacaccgagttaaagaaggaaggggtttattcggctgtgggcatcagcaagactcctgtctcaagagccgagctccccgagtgggcaattcctgtccctttaaagggctcacaactctaagggggtgcgtttgagagggtcatgattgattgagcaagcagggggtacgtgactgggggctgcatgcaccagtaattagatcacaacaaaacaagatagggattttcacagtgcatttctatacagtgtctgtaatctatagataacataaccaattaggtcaggggtcgatctttaactgcTAGACCCAGGGTGTGgtgccaggctgtctgcctgtggatttcatttctgccttttagtttttacttctttctttggaggcagaaattgggcataagacaatatgaggggtggtctcctcccttaatcccagcactttgggaggtcgaggtgggcagatcacttgaggtcaggagttcgagaccagcctggccaacatggtgcaaccccgtctctactaaaaatacaaaattagctgggcatggtgcacgcctgtaatctcagctactcaggaggctgaggcaggagaattgcttgaccccaggaggcggaggttgcagtgagccgataccatgccattgcacttagcctgggtgacagagtgagactctgtctcaaaaataaaacaaaaactattatgGGTGGTATGAATATATGGCAAATTTTTTGGAAGGTAGTGAACGAATGGCTAGAGTTTGAGAAACACAGTGTTCAGAAAAGAGcccaaagggagaaaattttataGAGCTGTTGACCGTAGCATCCTCTGTATTAGTGAATGGCTCAGTCAGAAGTCTTGATTTACAGATAACAGATTTTACATTGGCTGGGTTAAGCAGAAGAGGGATTTGTTAAGGGTATTAGGCAGCTTACAGAATTGTGGGGCTAGCTGGATAATTCCAAGCCATAGAACTGATCTGACCTGATAAGAAAACTGCTGCTACTGTCACTACCATCAAATGCTACATGCCAGGATTTAGACTCGTCTGTAATAGCTACTGCTGGGGGCACTGAAACCAATTCTGctattgcttgagaccaggagttagagaccagcctgggctaaatagtgagaccttttctctacaaacataaaaaaattagccagatatggcaGCACATGCTtgtataatcccagttactagggaggctgagacaggatgatcacttgaacccaggaatttgaggctgcagtgagcaatgatagcactactgcactccagcctgtgtgacagtgccagaccatgtctctaaaacaaaaagggccaggtgtggtggctcatgcctgtaatctcagaactttgggaggtcgaggtgggcagatcacgaggtcaggagacagaccatcattgctaacatggtgaaaccccatctctactaaaaatacaaaaaattagctgggggtggtggcacactcccatagtcccagctacttgggaggctgaaacaggagaatcacttgaacccaggaggcagaggttgcagtgagccgagaacatgccactgcactccagcctgggcgacagagcgagactccatctgaaaaataaaagggcCGGACatggtgcctgcaatcccagcactttgagaggccaaggcatgtggatcacgaggtcaagagattgagaccatcctggccaacacgtctctactaaaaaaatacaaaaattagctgggcaggtggcacttgcctgtagtcccagctactcgggagggtgaggaaggagacttgctcgaacctgggaggtggaggttgcagtgtgccaagatcgcaccgctgcactccagcctaccgacgcagcaagactccatctcaaaaaaaaaaaaaaaaatccaaaacaggaCTCTCCACTTCCTCCCACTCTCCTTATACATCTGAACGTGGGGCACCActgttctcccctcccctctccccacacctACGCCCCTCCCCAGTTCTGATTCTCCAAACGGAATCCTCAGTGTGACCACGTCTCACTATCTCTGTCAACACTGGTTCAATCGGGATCATCTCTCATCCAGGTTACTACCTCAGGAGCTCTCCAGCGGGTCTCCTGGCTTCTGTTCTCTTTCCCaatgcctttcttcttctttttttttttttccaagatgaagtcttgctctgtcacccaggctggagtgcaatggcatgatctcggctcactctaacctctgcctcctgggttcaagcggttctcctgcctcagcctccagagtagctgggattgcaggcacctgtcaccacgcctgggtaattttttcgtatttttagtagagatggagtttcaccgtgttggccaggctggtcttgagctcctgaccttgtgatccacctgcctcaacctcccaaagtgctgggattacaggcatgagccagtgcgcctggccgccttctttttttaaaaaaaatacatgtattggggccaggcgcggtggctcacgcctgtaatcccagcactttggggggccaaggcaggc contains:
- the TUFM gene encoding elongation factor Tu, mitochondrial isoform X2, which codes for MTTMAAATLLRATPHFSGLATGRTFLLQGLLRPLKTPALPLLCRGLAVEAKKTYVRDKPHVNVGTIGHVDHGKTTLTAAITKILAEGGGAKFKKYEEIDNAPEERARGITINAAHVEYSTAARHYAHTDCPGHADYVKNMITGTAPLDGCILVVAANDGPMPQTREHLLLARQIGVEHVVVYVNKADAVQDSEMVELVELEIRELLTEFGYKGEETPVIVGSALCALEGRDPELGLKSVQKLLDAVDTYIPVPTRDLEKPFLLPVEGVFSVPGRGTVVTGIEMFHKNLERAEAGDNLGALVRGLKREDLRRGLVMVKPGSIKPHQKVEAQVYILSKEEGGRHKPFVSHFMPIMFSLTWDMACRVILPPEKELAMPGEDLKFNLILRQPMILEKGQRFTLRDGNRTIGTGLVTDTPAMTEEEKNIKWG
- the TUFM gene encoding elongation factor Tu, mitochondrial isoform X1; the encoded protein is MTTMAAATLLRATPHFSGLATGRTFLLQGLLRPLKTPALPLLCRGLAVEAKKTYVRDKPHVNVGTIGHVDHGKTTLTAAITKILAEGGGAKFKKYEEIDNAPEERARGITINAAHVEYSTAARHYAHTDCPGHADYVKNMITGTAPLDGCILVVAANDGPMPQTREHLLLARQIGVEHVVVYVNKADAVQDSEMVELVELEIRELLTEFGYKGEETPVIVGSALCALEGRDPELGLKSVQKLLDAVDTYIPVPTRDLEKPFLLPVEGVFSVPGRGTVVTGTLERGILKKGDECELLGHSKNIRTVVTGIEMFHKNLERAEAGDNLGALVRGLKREDLRRGLVMVKPGSIKPHQKVEAQVYILSKEEGGRHKPFVSHFMPIMFSLTWDMACRVILPPEKELAMPGEDLKFNLILRQPMILEKGQRFTLRDGNRTIGTGLVTDTPAMTEEEKNIKWG